A genomic window from Natronorubrum aibiense includes:
- a CDS encoding carboxymuconolactone decarboxylase family protein, with protein sequence MARVPLQRQADLPDDYQHLLSEDAMGELHLLCAMANNPDILQSYMRYGTTLWTEGGLEPADLERCILTVARALDAPYEWHQHVPIARDAGVSDDELRAIAEGDFEPFDDRQQALLRYVDAVVRGDVDDDRFERLSQYLPPETIVGVTLLATHYLATARFLDALDIAPEEPFIGWELEGE encoded by the coding sequence ACGGCAGGCCGACCTCCCGGACGACTATCAACATCTGTTAAGCGAGGACGCAATGGGCGAACTGCACCTCCTCTGTGCGATGGCGAACAACCCGGACATCCTCCAGTCATACATGCGCTACGGCACGACGCTGTGGACGGAGGGTGGACTCGAGCCGGCTGATCTCGAGCGCTGTATTCTTACCGTTGCACGGGCGCTGGATGCGCCGTACGAGTGGCACCAGCACGTTCCGATTGCCCGTGACGCCGGCGTGTCGGACGACGAACTGCGTGCCATCGCAGAGGGTGACTTCGAGCCGTTCGACGATCGCCAGCAGGCACTGCTCCGATACGTCGACGCGGTCGTGCGGGGCGACGTTGACGACGACCGATTCGAGCGGCTCTCCCAGTACCTCCCCCCGGAGACGATCGTCGGCGTCACCTTGCTGGCGACGCACTATCTCGCGACCGCCCGATTTCTGGATGCGCTCGATATTGCGCCCGAGGAGCCGTTCATCGGCTGGGAACTCGAGGGCGAGTAA